In the genome of Hyphobacterium sp. CCMP332, one region contains:
- the purD gene encoding phosphoribosylamine--glycine ligase produces MNILVIGGGGREHALVWKISRSEKCDKIYTSPGNAGTASISTNVVLKDFKEIKNFCLKNDIELVVVGPEQPLVDGIVDYFHSDEELKQIKILGPDKRAAQLEGSKDFANEFMRKYNVPTADFKTFTSQEYQDALDYLDTKKAPYVLKVDGLAAGKGVIIEENIEKAKRAIHEILIDKKFGEAGSKLVIEDFLSGIELSVFVLTDGKSYVVLPEAKDYKRIGEGDTGLNTGGMGAISPVLFADEIFLNKVTEKIIKPTIKGIEEEKFNYKGFIFFGLINVDGEPYVIEYNCRLGDPETEVVLPRIKSDILELFEACFNGTLSNYKIDIDERCASTVMLVSGGYPEHYQKGKKIRNIDLLEDVLPFHAGTSFDDKGIVITSGGRVIAITALASNINDALNKANTGAETIDFDKKYFRSDIGNDLLNLSF; encoded by the coding sequence ATGAATATTCTGGTAATAGGTGGAGGAGGAAGAGAACATGCTTTGGTATGGAAAATTTCCCGCAGTGAAAAATGTGATAAAATATATACATCACCGGGCAACGCAGGTACGGCAAGCATTAGTACGAATGTCGTTTTAAAGGATTTTAAAGAAATAAAGAATTTCTGTTTAAAGAATGATATTGAACTAGTAGTTGTAGGTCCGGAACAGCCACTTGTCGACGGAATTGTGGATTATTTTCACAGCGATGAAGAATTAAAACAAATTAAAATACTAGGTCCGGATAAAAGAGCCGCGCAGTTGGAAGGCAGCAAGGATTTTGCCAATGAATTTATGCGCAAATACAATGTGCCTACTGCCGATTTTAAAACTTTTACTTCTCAAGAATACCAGGATGCGCTTGATTATCTGGATACAAAAAAAGCCCCCTATGTTTTAAAAGTTGATGGACTCGCTGCCGGCAAAGGTGTAATTATTGAAGAGAACATTGAAAAGGCCAAAAGGGCAATTCATGAAATTCTTATCGACAAGAAATTCGGTGAAGCGGGCTCAAAATTGGTAATTGAAGATTTTCTGAGTGGAATTGAGTTAAGTGTTTTCGTTTTAACCGATGGAAAGAGTTATGTGGTATTGCCTGAAGCTAAAGATTATAAAAGAATTGGCGAGGGAGATACAGGTCTTAATACCGGAGGCATGGGTGCCATTTCTCCTGTTCTTTTTGCCGATGAAATTTTCTTAAATAAAGTCACTGAAAAAATAATAAAACCAACGATAAAGGGTATAGAAGAAGAGAAATTTAATTATAAGGGATTCATATTTTTTGGACTGATCAATGTAGATGGAGAACCCTATGTCATAGAATACAATTGCAGATTGGGTGATCCGGAAACTGAAGTTGTATTACCAAGAATAAAAAGTGATATTCTTGAATTATTTGAAGCTTGTTTTAATGGAACACTTAGCAACTATAAAATCGATATTGATGAACGTTGTGCCTCTACGGTTATGTTAGTTTCAGGTGGATATCCTGAACACTACCAAAAGGGAAAAAAAATCAGAAATATCGATTTGCTTGAGGATGTATTGCCGTTTCATGCTGGAACTTCTTTTGATGATAAGGGAATTGTTATCACTTCAGGTGGACGAGTTATAGCCATCACTGCTTTGGCCAGTAATATAAATGATGCGCTCAACAAGGCAAATACCGGCGCTGAAACCATCGATTTTGATAAAAAATACTTTCGCAGCGATATAGGAAATGATTTGCTAAACCTCTCGTTTTAA